In Fusarium oxysporum f. sp. lycopersici 4287 chromosome 6, whole genome shotgun sequence, a single window of DNA contains:
- a CDS encoding HAL protein kinase: protein MNADEAPLIPNLTNFDGSNTAPLQRFIALQEGHGHRIEQKLRKRSLFDRWRKILSKKQPQEDNKGPILSAKYGRCQEVVGYGASGIVHVSRKKKENGIGEELYAVKELQRRSRETEDEYIRRLTAEFCVLSELRHPNVIRTLELLTDEKGNYCQVIEYCEGGDLFTLVYSAGKLEVEEADCFFKQLMRGIEYLHEMGVAHRDLKPENLLLTRHGSLKISDFGNSDCFRMAWENDVHLMSGLCGSGPYIAPEVYTDQEYDGRAVDVWACGVIYIVMRTGSYLWHQARKDQDEIYAHYLKDRRQEEGFSPIESLNPSNCRDIIYCMLDPNPLRRITASQVLRSQWGQNIQLCQAAF, encoded by the exons ATGAACGCGGATGAAGCGCCTCTGATTCCAAATTTAACCAATTTCGATGGCAGCAACACTGCGCCGCTGCAGCGGTTCATCGCACTGCAAGAAGGGCATGGGCACCGTATTGAACAAAAACTGCGCAAAAGGTCGCTATTTGATCGATGGAGGAAAATACTGAGCAAGAAGCAGCCGCAGGAGGATAATAAGGGACCTATATTGTCGGCAAAGTACGGCAGGTGCCAGGAAGTGGTTGGATATGGCGCATCTGGCATCGTCCATGTTTCGCgcaagaaaaaggagaatGGAATTGGCGAAGAACTATACGCGGTGAAGGAGCTCCAGCGTCGGTCGCGGGAGACGGAGGATGAGTACATCAGGCGCTTAACCGCTGAGTTCTGCGTCCTCAGCGAGCTACGCCATCCAAATGTGATCCGCACGCTCGAGCTACTGACAGATGAGAAGGGGAACTACTGCCAGGTGATAGAATACTGCGAAGGTGGCGACCTATTCACGCTAGTGTACTCGGCAGGGAAGTTAGAGGTAGAGGAGGCGGACTGCTTCTTTAAGCAGTTGATGCGCGGCATCGAGTACTTGCACGAGATGGGTGTAGCGCACCGCGATCTCAAGCCAGAAAATCTGCTGCTTACCAGGCACGGCAGCCTCAAGATCAGTGATTTCGGCAACAGCGACTGCTTTCGCATGGCTTGGGAGAATGACGTCCATCTTATGTCCGGGTTATGCGGTTCAGGACCATATATCGCTCCAGAAGTGTATACAGATCAGGAATACGATGGCCGAGCAGTCGATGTCTGGGCTTGCGGTGTCATTTATATTGTCATGCGCACGGGGAGTTACCTCTGGCATCAGGCCAGAAAGGATCAGGATGAGATATATGCACACTATCTCAAGGATCGTCGTCAAGAGGAAGGTTTCAGTCCAATTGAGTCGTTAAACCCA TCAAACTGCCGGGATATTATTTACTGCATGCTAGATCCGAATCCGCTTCGCCGTATCACGGCATCACAAGTCCTGCGGTCGCAATGGGGTCAAAACATACAACTTTGTCAGGCGGCCTTCTAG